The following are encoded together in the Streptomyces sp. NBC_00341 genome:
- a CDS encoding DUF3152 domain-containing protein gives MLVAVLVPTAVICIAVAASPLWSGGDDPSAAAAASASANSGSGSGSGDKSYADDAPTGSGSKGGASTRPKARAKPKVSPKTKPSSDTDSTSKSGTKGGDHPAIPSHGPGTFTVARAGATSGGGNAYRVEVEDGTGVDPDAAATQIAGFLAAPRGWAHGGEHTFHQVTKGPAGLVVRIATAATVDRICGNSGLNTHGEVNCRVGVDVMVNLKRWQTGSPEFNGPLAEYRALIINHEVGHWLGHGHETCPGKGRPAPAMMQQIYGLKGCVANPWPYDTNGQYLGGPSVP, from the coding sequence CTGCTGGTCGCGGTCCTCGTGCCGACGGCCGTGATCTGCATCGCGGTGGCCGCCTCGCCGCTGTGGTCCGGCGGGGACGATCCGTCGGCTGCCGCAGCCGCGTCCGCATCAGCCAATTCCGGTTCCGGTTCCGGTTCCGGCGATAAGTCGTATGCCGATGACGCCCCGACCGGTTCCGGTTCGAAGGGCGGGGCGAGCACCAGACCGAAGGCGCGTGCCAAGCCGAAGGTGAGCCCGAAGACAAAGCCGAGCTCCGACACCGACTCCACATCCAAATCCGGCACCAAGGGCGGTGACCATCCCGCCATCCCCTCCCACGGCCCCGGCACCTTCACGGTCGCGCGGGCGGGCGCGACCTCGGGCGGTGGCAACGCCTACCGGGTCGAGGTGGAGGACGGCACCGGCGTCGACCCGGACGCGGCCGCCACCCAGATCGCCGGGTTCCTCGCCGCGCCACGTGGCTGGGCGCACGGCGGAGAGCATACGTTCCACCAGGTCACGAAGGGCCCTGCGGGGCTGGTCGTCCGGATCGCCACGGCGGCGACCGTCGACAGGATCTGCGGGAACAGCGGGCTCAACACCCATGGTGAGGTCAACTGCCGCGTCGGTGTCGATGTCATGGTCAACCTCAAGCGCTGGCAGACCGGTTCACCCGAATTCAACGGACCCCTGGCCGAATACCGCGCCCTCATCATCAACCACGAAGTCGGCCACTGGCTCGGCCACGGCCACGAAACCTGCCCCGGCAAAGGCCGACCCGCCCCCGCCATGATGCAGCAGATCTACGGACTCAAAGGCTGTGTCGCCAACCCCTGGCCCTACGACACCAACGGCCAGTACCTGGGCGGACCCTCCGTGCCGTGA